In Nicotiana tabacum cultivar K326 chromosome 21, ASM71507v2, whole genome shotgun sequence, one DNA window encodes the following:
- the LOC107799064 gene encoding pectin acetylesterase 7-like, whose amino-acid sequence MMMAKTFQFVCVLICFLAIIINTKACVKENATSYIDQGYYVEKTVVHSAVSKGAVCLDGSPPAYHFEPGFGDGVGKWLVHLSGGAWCTTVEECLNRSKSDFGSSNYMKPWWFQGIYSKTQSVNPDFYNWNKVFVRYCDGGAFTGNAEYVDPATNLHFRGARIFKAVMEDVLAKGLKNAQSALLIGSSAAGYPAMLYCDRFRKLLPNTPRVKCLVDAGYFIYNCILTLELSFSNYRKDPHQARNFTEMYKAIVNLHGSAKTLPKSCTKKMKPEMCFFPENMQHKIKTPLYIAMSPFDKFQINTTIYNGINTCIEGGNCTATENKLFRDFRLEFLNALPKGNNPKLRGAFIDARNHHTQVQGWWSPKNVTTVKNLNLMKAFADWYYDRNYTYVIDERDLPISAMNDIKPCDTKK is encoded by the exons ATGATGATGGCCAAAACATTTCAATTTGTCTGTGTACTTATTTGTTTCTTGGCCATTATTATCAACACTAAGGCTTGTGTAAAAGAAAATGCAACATCATACATAGATCAGGGATATTATGTCGAAAAAACAGTTGTTCACAGTGCTGTATCAAAAGGAGCAG TGTGCTTGGACGGATCACCTCCAGCATACCATTTTGAACCAGGATTCGGAGATGGAGTGGGAAAATGGCTTGTTCATCTTTCG GGAGGAGCATGGTGCACAACCGTGGAAGAGTGTCTGAATCGTTCCAAATCTGACTTTGGTTCCTCAAACTATATGAAACCATGGTGGTTTCAAGGAATTTACAGCAAGACTCAGAGTGTAAATCCAG ATTTCTACAATTGGAACAAAGTATTTGTTAGATACTGTGATGGTGGAGCGTTCACAGGAAATGCTGAATACGTTGATCCT gCTACCAATCTTCACTTTAGGGGCGCAAGGATTTTTAAAGCAGTAATGGAGGATGTTCTAGCAAAAGGATTGAAGAACGCACAGAGT GCACTTCTTATCGGAAGTTCTGCTGCAGGATACCCAGCAATGCTATACTGTGATCGCTTCCGTAAATTGTTGCCAAATACTCCTAGAGTGAAATGCCTGGTTGATGCTggttattttatttataactgCATTCTAACTTTGGAGCTCTCTTTTTCTAACTATAGGAAGGATCCTCACCAAGCAAGAAATTTTACAGAAATGTATAAAGCAATTGTTAATCTACAT GGATCTGCCAAAACGTTACCAAAATCATGCACTAAAAAAATGAAACCAGAAATG TGCTTCTTCCCGGAGAACATGCAACACAAAATCAAGACACCACTTTACATTGCAATGTCGCCATTTGATAAATTCCAG ATAAACACTACTATATACAATGGGATAAATACATGCATTGAAGGCGGAAATTGCACTGCAACTGAGAACAAACTCTTCAGAG ACTTTAGGTTGGAATTCTTAAATGCTTTGCCCAAAGGAAATAATCCTAAATTAAGAGGAGCTTTCATTGACGCACGCAATCATCATACCCAAGTCCAAGGATGGTGGTCTCCTAAAAATGTCACCACCGTCAAAAATTTG AATCTAATGAAGGCATTTGCTGATTGGTACTATGATCGGAACTACACCTATGTGATAGATGAGCGTGACTTGCCAATCTCTGCTATGAATGATATTAAACCTTGCGACACCAAGAAGTGA
- the LOC107799065 gene encoding pectin acetylesterase 7-like has translation MMMAKTFQFVCVLICFLAIIINIEACVKENATSYIDQGYYVEKTVVHNAVSKGAVCLDGSPPAYHFEPGFGDGVGKWLVHLSGGAWCTTVEECLNRSKSDFGSSNYMKPWWFQGIYSKTQSVNPDFYNWNKVFVRYCDGGAFTGNAEYVDPATNLHFRGARIFKAVMEDVLAKGLKNAQSALLIGSSAAGYPAMLYCDRFRKLLPNTPRVKCMVDAGYFIHVKDPHQARNFTEMYKAIVNLHGSAKTLPKSCTKKMKPEMCFFPENMQHKIKTPLYIAMSAFDKFQINTTIYDGINICIEGGNCTATENKLFREFRLEFLNALPKANNPKLRGAFIDARNHHTQVQGWWSPKNVTTVKNLNLMKAFADWYYDRNYTYVIDERDLPISAMNDIKPCDT, from the exons ATGATGATGGCCAAAACATTTCAATTTGTCTGTGTACTTATTTGTTTTTTGGCCATTATTATCAACATTGAGGCTTGTGTAAAAGAAAATGCAACATCATACATAGATCAGGGATATTATGTCGAAAAAACAGTCGTTCACAATGCTGTATCGAAAGGAGCAG TGTGCTTGGACGGATCACCTCCAGCATACCATTTTGAACCAGGATTTGGAGATGGAGTGGGAAAATGGCTTGTTCATCTTTCG GGAGGAGCATGGTGCACAACCGTCGAAGAGTGTCTAAATCGTTCCAAATCTGATTTTGGTTCCTCAAACTATATGAAACCATGGTGGTTTCAAGGAATTTACAGCAAGACTCAGAGTGTAAATCCAG ATTTCTACAATTGGAACAAAGTATTTGTTAGATACTGTGATGGTGGAGCGTTCACAGGAAATGCTGAATACGTTGATCCT gCTACCAATCTTCACTTTAGGGGCGCAAGGATTTTTAAAGCAGTAATGGAGGATGTTCTAGCAAAAGGATTGAAGAACGCGCAGAGC GCACTTCTTATCGGAAGTTCTGCCGCAGGATACCCAGCAATGCTATACTGTGATCGCTTCCGTAAATTGTTGCCAAATACTCCTAGAGTGAAATGCATGGTTGATGCTGGTTATTTTATTCATGT GAAGGATCCACACCAAGCAAGAAATTTCACGGAAATGTATAAAGCAATTGTTAATTTACAT GGATCTGCCAAAACGTTACCAAAATCATGCACAAAAAAGATGAAACCAGAAATG TGCTTCTTCCCGGAGAACATGCAACACAAAATCAAGACACCACTTTATATTGCAATGTCGGCATTTGATAAATTCCAG ATAAACACTACTATATACGATGGGATAAATATATGCATTGAAGGCGGAAATTGCACTGCAACTGAGAACAAACTCTTCAGAG AGTTTAGGTTGGAATTCTTAAATGCTTTGCCCAAAGCAAATAATCCTAAATTAAGAGGAGCTTTCATTGACGCACGCAATCATCATACCCAAGTCCAAGGATGGTGGTCTCCTAAAAATGTCACCACCGTCAAAAATTTG AATCTAATGAAGGCATTTGCTGATTGGTACTATGATCGGAACTACACCTATGTGATAGATGAGCGTGACTTGCCAATTTCTGCTATGAATGATATTAAACCTTGCGATACCTAG